The window TGATAATAGCTGCTCGCTGGAGATGCGGCGGCTCGCTGTAGCTGTGCTGTCGCGTCAGACACGAGCTGCCCACAATTTGAGGCCTGTGAATCTCGTAGATGTTTCCCGGATTCGCTGATTTCTGGTTGAAACTGTGCTGGCGGGCGGTGGTGACACCATTGCCCATCTTTATCAGGACGTGGCGCCGCGAGGAGCCCGTGCCGGCGTCCAACCGCTCCGGAAGCGTTTGTAGCGGAATCTGCTGAAGCGTTGAGGTGTCAGGCGTCTCCTTTAGGCAGCTGTAATATGATGTTGGCATGTGCAACGACCCCGAGTCGCTCGGGAATAAGGATGAAGTCATAATGGCGACGTCTGGATTCGATGTGTGTTTAAATACATCATCACTGTGGTTCTCTGAGGGCGTGTCATTGCTGGGAAGCATCTGACTGGTGGAAAACACCTGCAGGGTGGAGTTGTAGGTGTGGCTTCTCTCCCATTGGCTGTTTAGAGCTTTCAAGTTCTTGACTGGCAGTTCAGGCGTCAAATCCGGCGTTGGCAGGTTCAACTCTTCCTCCTCAGTTGCGTGTGGTTTAACGGGCTGGTGGCAGGGCTGGTGTCCTGAGCTGTAGATTTGAGAGGACGTGAGGTTGTTTTTGTCCGGTTTGGTGTCCATCAGGCGGTTGAGTTTGGCTAAGCTGTTAAGCGAGAGCGCGTGCTGAAGCGACGCCTCTGGCTCCTGCGATTGTTGGGATCTCTGACCGCAGTAACACGACACCAGCAAACCCGACATGATGGAGCCCAATACGAATGCCACCAACACACACGTGCCCAGAAGAGTGTAGTGAAAGCCGTCGCTCAGACCCGCCGCATCAGGGAGCTGCTTCACACCTACAGAAACAGATTGATTTGATCATTTGCTCTTAATCGGTTCATAGTTATTTGTCAATTACACCTGGCAGTGTACATTATGAATATTGTTGGTTCTTTGACAAATTGCAAGATGCCCTGAATTGCACTAATGCAAATCTTTTGACAACATGAATGTAAAAATGTCACGAAAACAccttaaagctaaaaaaaaaaaaaaaaaaagcactataCTTTCTTCAaactgaagatattttaaagagaaaatataaacagttttagtttcttattATTACTTCAAGACTTCAACACTGACCAGATGCTGAATCCACAGCTGAGTTCACATCACTTCCTGCTGCTGACATCACATCTGAGCATATACAAATATAGAACAGATTAGTATTAGTTCATTAGTTAGCACTGCTTTGGTAACAGGTTTGTTACATAAAATCACTGATAAAGGCGGTGTGAAATCAAGTTCATGCCATCATTTCCTTTTAGGTTAAATGAGAAACTTCAATCAAACATCAGTGCCAAAATTCTCTCTTGTATGTCCtagaataatatttactttgATCTGAGATTAAAATATGACACTATGACAGTATTTGGTTTGGAAGTGAAGCATCACTGCTATAACATTAACTCTTACCGCTGCACGTGTCAAATGGATGTGATTGGTCACCGTCAATGTCCTGCTCAAAACCCGCCctgttaacacacacacaccatataAACAGACAGGTGATTTAATATGGGTTCCATGTGATAGCATCTGGTTTATTGTTGCAGGAAGTGATGTCACTCTTACTTGAACCCTGGGGCCACGTCAGCACAACGTCCCGTCCGCAGCCAGATGCAGTATGGGTCATGAGTGTGGAGACAGTGTCTGTGGAGGAACACAGTGAATTAAGACACAATGAGCCTCTGAAGACATACGGTTTTACGAGTTTAATGAGTAAAGTGAATGTGATGAGATTGAGACTTTGTTAATATCTTCACTggttgcacacaaaaaaaaatacaatattacagCTATTCTGAATCATGAAATAATCAGTCTTATGAACCAGTTGAGTcaaagaaatgtatattttacagtaaaatgtacTTCTCACAGTCATAATTCtaatactaatataaatagtAACATGACTAAAACTTctaaagggagaaaaaaaaaaaatcagtatttttcttccatgttttaattttaacagtaaacctctgttgTGCAGCAGATGTTTATCAAATAAAGGaactgttatattttttatttgatcacatttgattaattaaattgttaatgttttaagcCTTCATTTGATGGCCACCGttttttgataataaaaatacatttaatcaataaataaattattgttacaTTGTATAGGTTTCATGATCAGTTAGTTAGACATGGTTTATGACAACAAAAATTTtgtttaaccattaaaattcAAGAAAGTTAATACCAAAAaatgaatccagaaaattaaaaaaaagacaatgctgAATTTCTGCCCtattactgtacattttttaaaaagacattattaCATTGTTAAAGCTTTAGGAATTCAACTGATTCAATTGAttctttttgattattaaaatttaaccataaaaaaaattatataaaaataaaaccattaaaatggaatctagaaaaattataatgaaaagcACAAAATTTTGGAAAAAGTAAACTGAATTCTTTTTTGTtagacttttaataaattgttgttaaattgtgCAAGTTGCATGACTGCAGATAATTAGATGCtttttattactaaaacaaaaattaaaactgaagaaattgaattttaagagaaaaataaaataaaatgtactttataagTCCCTAtatacagcattttactgtaataaagtaCTGTAAgggaatcttttttttttttcagtaatccTGTATAATATAATTCCAGTTGTGTTGTTACTTATTTGTTACATATTCGAATTTTGCAAGTAGGGCTGGATAATATGGCCAAAATTTATATCACGgtatatttcttaatttcggTTGATACGATGTAATTCCAAAATCgatacaaacattattttaaaaaagcctcAGAAACACTGCCAAGAACAACAGATATGTCTATatctacaaaaaaattaatttgccaAGTCTGTGAAACCTCCttctataaaactatatattataatttttttttaaaaaaagggaacaaataaatgaatgttcaccttttatttacatttatccttcaaaaaacaagaaatgtgAAATCACTGTCAAATAAATTAGACTCTCAGACTCATCTTATTAATAAGTCTTTACCATTAAACTATAATATAAGCAGATTATTCTTATAGATTGAAACAAAAGTCTTTCAGCCAGgataaagaatataaaaaagtgCTCAAAGTTGCTGcagtaaaacagaaaaaaagagtgagcaacaacaaaaaccatGTTGCTGGAGACGGGCTTATTATGGAAAACGCAAATGCTTTCTCCGCCAGCAGGACGCTCATGTACCCTATTTtatcagataaaataaaaatggcatcaAAACCTTTCTGAAACAGTCGATTTCCTTCAAAGATACGTTTATATGAAACACCCAcgcattttgattttgattttgcaaaacataaaaaataaaatcaatgtatGGGAAACACTGGTAACATATCATCcaacaataaatgtttaaatgaagtAGTTTAAACCCTATATTTAGCGTGTGGATTGGCGTGTTCGCGTCTCACCTCTTGCAGGTGGCGTGTTGAGCGCAGCGGCTGAGAGGAACTCTGATAATACAGCTGGAAAACGCCACAAACAGAGCGTGATGCTCCTTATCCAACTCCAGACCCAACACCCTACGCTCTCCACTACACCTGGAACAAGACGGTAAGGTTTACAAAGGAAAAGCTTtatgaaagaaagtcatgtgTATCCTGAATCGGAGCTGTGTTGGTCTGACGCTCACCGCGTGGGGTTGAAGACGTCGATGTCCTCCAGCAGTCTGGAGTCGTGTGAGCTGTTGGCTTGAGTGCCGGTCAGAATCTTCAGGACCCGTCCCTCCTCAGAGCCCAGAAACACAACGGTGCGGTTCTTATGAGGCCCAGCCGCCGTATCCACAACAATCTGAGTCAGCTTATACCTGCACAGTACAAACTCATCAATATGATGCACTGAATCACAAACGTGTGTCTGTGAGTGTGTTTTAGTACCTGCTGGTGGTGCTGGTGATCAGCGGTTGGCTGTTGACTGACGGCACAGACTCGTCCATCAGCGGGTGCGTCTTAATAAACGAGAGCACAGAGTCTGGAAACTGAACGGAGGACGAGTAGGAGGACGCTGAACCTTCACCTGCACATGAACCTggactgaacacacacacatacgttaTTCTAGTATCACTGAAAtactattacattttatattaatatttaggggccaagcaccgcctattgtatccgttggcgttcttCTTTTTCCACTTGAGTCTACagcagcccatagaaccacttgcgggaaagttgtgtAATTTGGCAcgctgatagaggacagtctcaacattaaccacagcaagactgaagtctctaactcaaactctctagcgccaccacttgtccaaagtttcactcattttatgctaataacttttgaactgtaaggtCTAGAAGGAAAATTATTTTCCTCTCAATCCTTGGCTTATGCTGAGTCAAAAGgacaccaaaatgtaaaaatcgtAAGGTGTAGTTTAGacgctatttttttttttttttttttactttttttgggctttttatgccttttattgtgataggacagtagagagaaaACAGGAAAGAgcggagcgggatcggcaaaggacctcgacacgggattcgaacttgggtcgccgtgagcgcagttgcgctatatgtcgacGCACTAACCACAAGCGCCGACATTTTGatgctatttttaatagttcgtaaaacctacttttttaaactcgtcctagacggtttgtctgattttcaccaaaactgtctcagatcatcttcagaccatgctggcaaaaagttattgaattcaagttgattagtcaaaccgttctCGAATAACGCGCAAAAGAAATTCTACGGAGAGCACGCAAAAATAGaagtgaggctatatctccccAACGGTTTGATGTATtaagaccaaacttggtgtgtgttataacaagcatgatcGGAGGCTACCCGCAGTGTTtcggcacagtgccacctagtggtcaggagatatgagaaatggctatttttgcttataacttctgaatggtttggccaaacatcacaaaactggtctcgtTAGATTCGGTGGAGCATGCCGAGACAGAACATACCTAACTGTCCATTTttcatgtcagccattttgcgCATCAATGAATTTGTTGGAAAGATGCCAAcctgcatctgaggctgtatctctgcaaagctttgacatatttgcaccaaacttttaatgtgccattgtcacctcacactgaccacgccacatcaatttggtaacagcgccacctattggttaAGAGTGATAAACTATtcattaaccattaaaaattaagtttccaaaaatgctaataacttatgattgcattagccttctgttggtctcaaaatattccttggttAATGCTGAGAACATCTATACCAATTTTGCCATAGTCAGCCGAACGTCCTGTCCACCATTTTGacttatgttgaaaacatactttttcaaactcctccatGACCGTttgtccgattttcaccaaaatcagGTCAGATCATCTTTAGACTGTGCTGacacaaagttatggattttgtatCGATAGACAAAACCGTTTTTGTATAGCAATGCAACAAATGAggcatgatgccaaaatgactctga of the Labeo rohita strain BAU-BD-2019 chromosome 19, IGBB_LRoh.1.0, whole genome shotgun sequence genome contains:
- the sema6d gene encoding semaphorin-6D, encoding MVCEAKQMTDRTWRYSVVMAMVSLAWLLPVIATATPFPRDLQPISVVRLDDSHLYPSFQGLMFNNETERLGLDYQRMIRIQQMLYIAARDHVFVVNLTTAVDKIIPQQILTWRSTDVSKCTVRGRNSDECYNYIKVLVPRNDETLFACGTNALNPACRNYRLSTLEQVGQELLGQARCPFESRQSNVGVFAGGHFYSATVTDFQASDAVIYRSLGGEGRPVLRTVKYDSKWLREPHFLHALEYGNYVYFFFSEIAVEHTGAGKVVYSRVARVCKNDSGGSTRVLDRYWTSFLKARLNCSVPGDTFFYFDVLQSLTNVLQINQRPAVVGVFTTQINSIPGSAVCGFYLDDIERVFNGRFKEQKNSDSMWTPVPEEHVPKPRPGSCAGEGSASSYSSSVQFPDSVLSFIKTHPLMDESVPSVNSQPLITSTTSRYKLTQIVVDTAAGPHKNRTVVFLGSEEGRVLKILTGTQANSSHDSRLLEDIDVFNPTRCSGERRVLGLELDKEHHALFVAFSSCIIRVPLSRCAQHATCKRHCLHTHDPYCIWLRTGRCADVAPGFKAGFEQDIDGDQSHPFDTCSDVMSAAGSDVNSAVDSASGVKQLPDAAGLSDGFHYTLLGTCVLVAFVLGSIMSGLLVSCYCGQRSQQSQEPEASLQHALSLNSLAKLNRLMDTKPDKNNLTSSQIYSSGHQPCHQPVKPHATEEEELNLPTPDLTPELPVKNLKALNSQWERSHTYNSTLQVFSTSQMLPSNDTPSENHSDDVFKHTSNPDVAIMTSSLFPSDSGSLHMPTSYYSCLKETPDTSTLQQIPLQTLPERLDAGTGSSRRHVLIKMGNGVTTARQHSFNQKSANPGNIYEIHRPQIVGSSCLTRQHSYSEPPHLQRAAIIRRTASLKPQIPPKPTNIPSKTLHLPSAAAHAKHNY